A region of Maniola jurtina chromosome 7, ilManJurt1.1, whole genome shotgun sequence DNA encodes the following proteins:
- the LOC123867131 gene encoding choline transporter-like 1: protein MGCAQSEISPQNETPRKSCTDVLWLVIYVIFWILMIIIAAISFVYGNPQRLINGYDSFGNTCGVKSNKKLLPFPLAGIGTADKSYLFFMDVKELRRSLKICVKQCPNKKMESFSDIQNFYKETGSNLCRYDINLNDVQSAKNFNFEGPCPALPVYDSFPLLNRCFPKSAKDIAQKVFVDFYDLLNSWDTIEQSLSDLYSSWKEMIICVIIAFICSLIMVSILHLLASLVSWIFMIIVSIASVAGTALLWYTYHELRTKQRDFSDTTIYLAESLKNEKAFLWYSIIATIITVILLLLVWVMRSRVSFLAALFKETAHCLGSIPALFLQPIITFFFLILFFTFWSLVVVCLATANYPGIPYKTNFFINGTPIPDHVDNSAIELQKINQTANLKSFILDHIEFDPLWVKSMWWICLICLVWGSEFILGCQQMTIAGAVSHWYFRGPNANSSPVLYSIGKLLKYHLGSVAKGSFLITLFKVPRLILTYLHAKMSARAEKGSDCAKCGLKCCICCFYCLEKFIRYLNHNAYTIITIERCHFCKAAAKAFSTIVNNALQVATINSVGDFILFLGKCIVTAVTGIIGLLLLKRNSDLHLYAVPTLVICVFSFFIAHCILSLYEMVVDSLFLCVCEDRNMNSGDGKWKNSRLAELGGHSASREPRQDRVELEELQEK from the exons ATGGGTTGTGCTCAAAGTGAAATATCTCCACAAAATGAAACTCCACGTAAAAGCTGCACCGACGTTTTGTGGCTTGTGATTTATGTTATTTTCTGGATTTTAATG ATAATAATTGCTGCTATATCATTCGTATATGGAAATCCACAACGACTAATAAACGGTTATGATTCGTTTGGGAATACGTGTGGTGTTAAGAGTAATAAGAAGCTCTTACCCTTCCCACTAGCGGGTATAGGTACAGCCGACAAAAGCTACCTATTCTTTATGGATGTTAAAGAGTTGAGACGATCACTAAAGATATGTGTGAAACAATGTCCTAATAAGAAGATGGAATCATTCTCAGATATTCAAAACTTCTACAAGGAAACAGGATCTAATCTTTGCAGAtatgatattaatttaaatgatgTACAGAGTGcaaagaattttaattttgaaggaCCTTGTCCTGCTTTGCCAGTGTATGATTCCTTCCCTCTGCTAAATAGGTGCTTCCCTAAATCGGCTAAAGATATAGCTCAGAAAGTGTTTGTAGACTTCTATGATTTGCTGAACAGTTGGGATACAATTGAACAGAGTTTGTCAGATCTTTACTCTTCATGGAAGGAAATGATTATTTGTGTTATAATTGCAttta TTTGCTCACTAATCATGGTATctattttacacttgttggcGAGTCTTGTGTCGTGGATTTTTATGATTATTGTATCAATAGCCAGCGTGGCTGGAACTGCTTTACTGTGGTACACCTACCATGAACTTAGAACTAAGCAAAGAGATTTCTCTGACACAACTATATATCTTGCT GAATCACTGAAAAATGAGAAAGCATTTTTATGGTATTCTATTATTGCGACTATAATCACA gTAATATTGCTACTGCTGGTTTGGGTGATGCGATCGCGCGTTTCTTTCCTGGCAGCTTTATTTAAAGAAACGGCTCACTGTCTAGGATCTATTCCAGCACTCTTCTTGCAgccaataataacatttttcttTCTTATACTGTTCTTTACGTTTTGGTCATTAGTTGTG GTATGCTTAGCAACAGCAAATTATCCTGGAATACCATATAAAAcaaatttctttattaatgGTACACCCATACCTGACCATGTGGACAATTCAGCAATTGAATTACAAAAAATCAATCAGACTGCTAACCTTAAGA GTTTTATTCTAGATCATATAGAGTTTGATCCACTGTGGGTGAAGAGCATGTGGTGGATTTGCCTCATCTGCCTGGTGTGGGGCAGCGAGTTCATCCTGGGTTGCCAGCAAATGACCATCGCGGGCGCCGTATCGCACTGGTACTTTAG GGGACCAAATGCAAATTCATCACCAGTGCTGTATTCCATCGGAAAGCTTCTGAAATATCATTTGGGTTCCGTCGCAAAAGGATCGTTTTTGATCACGCTGTTCAAGGTTCCAAGActgatacttacttatttacatgCTAA aaTGTCCGCAAGAGCTGAGAAGGGCTCGGATTGTGCCAAGTGTGGCTTGAAGTGTTGTATCTGCTGTTTCTACTGCCTGGAGAAGTTCATACGTTACTTGAACCACAACGCGTATACCATCATCACGATCGAACGGTGCCACTTCTGCAAAGCTGCGGCGAAG GCATTCAGCACAATAGTGAACAACGCGCTCCAAGTGGCCACGATCAACAGCGTGGGCGACTTTATCCTGTTCCTGGGCAAGTGCATAGTGACCGCGGTGACGGGCATCATCGGCCTGCTATTGCTGAAGCGCAACTCCGACCTGCACTTGTACGCCGTGCCCACGCTCGTCATCTGCGTGTTCTCCTTCTTCATCGCGCACTGCATTCTCTCCTTGTACGAG
- the LOC123867135 gene encoding 39S ribosomal protein L55, mitochondrial, which produces MNITGLKLTPMICNYYVKRNLNNNVASITRIHREVFTRMYPTKVVLANGASINIRYHEPRKIIKLPLELSALSEDERKARLEKRKPKRKVKITEVVEDNFNAKKYLKYLKK; this is translated from the exons ATGAATATAACAGGTCTTAAACTAACTCCCATGATATGCAATTATTATGTAAAGcgtaatttaaacaataatgtGGCTAGCATTACCAGGATTCACAGAGAAGTATTTACAAGAATGTATCCCACAAAAGTTGTTCTTGCAAATGGGGCTTCAATTAACATTAGATACCATGAACCaaggaaaataataaaa TTACCTTTGGAATTGTCTGCATTATCAGAAGATGAAAGGAAAGCAAGACTAGAAAAAAGGAAACCAAAACGCAAAGTCAAAATAACTGAAGTTGTTGAAGATAACTTTAATgcaaaaaagtatttaaaatatttgaagaaatag
- the LOC123866695 gene encoding holocytochrome c-type synthase, which translates to MGNQVFAEAVPSKIHEVNGNPPPECPMHNKGATQQSDNKAPSECPVQQDSNINPYNMMPPANQQPAPDQPFTLPTNRQVSSIPRAMPDGSTEFWVYPSQQMFWNAMLRKGWRWKDEDIEQKDMEDIIKIHNANNEQAWQEVLKWEALHAKECGHPRLKSFGGKATQYSPRARIRALLGYELPFDRHDWIVDRCGKDVRYVIDYYDGGEVDNKFQFALLDVRPAMDSFENVWDRMKVFYMRYKYEIMDDKKDNKLTN; encoded by the exons atggGAAACCAAGTTTTCGCCGAAGCAGTTCCATCCAAAATCCATGAAGTCAATGGAAACCCTCCTCCTGAATGCCCCATGCACAACAAAGGGGCTACACAGCAAAGTGATAACAAGGCACCCTCAGAATGCCCTGTTCAGCAGGACAGTAACATAAATCCATATAACATG ATGCCACCAGCAAATCAACAACCTGCTCCTGACCAGCCATTCACTCTGCCGACAAATCGTCAAGTGTCCTCTATACCTAGAGCTATGCCCGATGGCTCTACAGAGTTCTGGGTGTACCCCAGCCAGCAAATGTTCTGGAATGCCATGCTCCGTAAAGGTTGGAGGTGGAAGGATGAGGATATCGAACAGAAAGATATGGAggacataataaaaatacacaatgCCAATAATGAACAA GCTTGGCAAGAAGTTTTGAAATGGGAGGCACTACATGCCAAAGAGTGTGGTCACCCTAGGTTGAAGAGTTTTGGAGGAAAAGCCACCCAATATAGTCCAAGAGCAAGGATTCGCGCTTTACTAGG ATACGAGCTACCCTTCGACCGCCATGACTGGATTGTGGATAGGTGTGGTAAAGATGTGCGCTATGTCATTGATTATTATGATGGAGGCGAGGTTGACAACAAGTTCCAATTTGCTCTACTGGACGTCAGACCAGCTATGGATTCATTTGAAAATGTCTGGGATAGAATGAAAGTATTTTATATGAGATACAAATATGAGATTATGGATGACAAAAAGGATAACAAATTGACAAATTAG
- the LOC123866791 gene encoding BRISC and BRCA1-A complex member 2-like encodes MSTENCALLNDISPMFRPYVRNIYQDLKLGLCKTKVDLERIGGSANGGESQFRLVLPYCSKKLKWDIIFDAATPWFAPDFRFDDESFLSNADEEILVQGVPSLSEWNSSNPQSLSEVISELVTMYKVHQVKKLNEDENSRASFEYSALLGSALIPEQDVEVWVGTHVVEFLIKLTVDTSRLPELYNEGTDQNPGIDTALLLVRYPNPTNAELILSPFLTKVLGTISLPMMHQSGVLMDYVPMVTEILNNKIQDLLNNDRLKRELLAQLIVKYEGAVLEHDANSAAFLFEMNDFHWILQIDIAIQFPEKPPVLTLRSVYHCSKGKPKFKVLPGCSYSNFELYIEQQVEIFKNDCTECPFTLDVDSVE; translated from the exons ATGTCAACAGAGAACTGCGCTCTTCTAAATGATATATCTCCAATGTTTCGTCCATACGTTCGTAATATATATCAGGACTTGAAACTAG GTTTATGTAAAACTAAAGTGGACCTAGAACGCATTGGTGGTTCGGCGAACGGTGGAGAAAGTCAATTTCGATTAGTACTACCTTATTGCTCCAAGAAACttaagtgggatatcatatttGATGCTGCAACACCATGGTTTGCTCCTGACTTTCGATTTGATGATGAGAGCTTTTTAAGCAATGCGGATGAAGAGATTCTAGTTCAAGGTGTTCCCAGTCTATCTGAATGGAATTCTAGCAATCCACAATCACTCAGTGAAGTTATATCAGAATTAGTTACAATGTATAAAGTTCATCAG GTTAAAAAACTGAATGAAGATGAAAATTCTCGTGCTTCATTTGAGTATAGTGCCTTACTGGGAAGCGCACTTATCCCTGAACAAGATGTGGAAGTGTGGGTGGGCACACATGTTGTAGAGTTCCTCATTAAACTCACAGTGGACACTTCAAGACTTCCAGAACTGTACAATGAAGG AACAGATCAAAATCCAGGAATTGATACAGCTTTACTTCTTGTTAGATACCCGAACCCTACCAATGCAGAGTTGATTTTATCACCATTTCTGACCAAAGTTTTGGGAACCATATCTTTGCCTAT GATGCACCAATCTGGAGTACTCATGGATTATGTTCCAATGGTTACAGAAATATTAAACAACAAG atacaagatCTTCTAAATAATGACAGGTTAAAGCGTGAACTGTTAGCCCAGCTGATTGTGAAGTACGAGGGAGCTGTATTGGAGCATGATGCGAACAGTGCTGCCTTCCTGTTTGAAATGAATGATTTTCATTGGATTCTACaaatagatatag CCATTCAATTTCCAGAAAAACCTCCAGTGTTGACGCTGCGGTCCGTTTATCATTGTTCAAAAGGAAAACCCAAGTTCAAAGTGTTACCTGGATGTTCATATAGTAATTTTGAACTTTACATTGAACAGCAagttgaaatatttaaaaacgaTTGCACTGAATGTCCATTTACTTTAGATGTGGATAGTGTTGAATGA
- the LOC123866755 gene encoding uncharacterized protein YJR142W, whose translation MKDMNSAIKNNISELINLARKFNCFYLSGLHQGICKPFMVAGHQVGLIRPDVLKYLQRFPEVFRITGKYVELNPAFRDYQERTSKVAEVLDSLRKENEICALKGWRDECFEVSTPFHHESLLEMDRSAVCLFGIRNYGISVNGYLFHPSKGLCIWLQQRSFTKQTWPGKWDCFVSGGLAVGYGILETTIKEVAEEASVVGELVKKLVPAGCVSFYFESERGLFPNTEYVYDLELPLDFMPKNADGEVETFELLTAEECVQRALSPHFKTTSAPVLIDFLIRRGYINPENEPNYRHLVELLHVPLQTIYRCSLADRDVSNGDLAAAQ comes from the exons atgaaagaCATGAATTCCGCAATTAAGAATAACATTTCTGAATTAATAAATTTAGCAAGGAAattcaattgcttttatttatCAG GACTGCATCAAGGAATATGTAAGCCGTTTATGGTTGCTGGACACCAGGTGGGACTAATTCGCCCCGATGTACTCAAATACTTGCAGAGATTCCCAGAG GTATTCAGGATCACAGGAAAATATGTAGAACTTAATCCTGCATTTAGAGACTATCAGGAAAGGACATCCAAAGTAGCTGAAGTATTAGACAGCTTAAGAAAGGAAAATGAAATATGTGCACTTAAAGGTTGGCGAGATGAG TGTTTTGAAGTCAGCACCCCATTCCACCATGAGAGTTTATTGGAGATGGACAGGAGTGCTGTGTGTCTCTTTGGCATAAGGAACTATGGCATCAGTGTGAATGGCTACCTGTTCCACCCATCTAAAGGTCTTTGTATCTGGCTACAACAGAGGAGCTTTACTAAACAGACATGGCCTG GTAAATGGGATTGCTTTGTGAGTGGTGGTCTGGCGGTGGGCTATGGAATTCTTGAGACAACTATAAAGGAGGTAGCCGAGGAAGCATCTGTTGTGGGAGAGCTGGTGAAGAAACTCGTACCTGCTGGCTGTGTCAG CTTCTACTTCGAAAGTGAAAGAGGGCTGTTTCCAAACACAGAGTATGTGTATGACCTGGAGCTTCCACTAGACTTTATGCCCAAGAACGCGGACGGCGAGGTGGAGACGTTCGAGCTGCTGACGGCGGAGGAGTGCGTGCAGCGCGCTCTGTCGCCGCACTTCAAGACCACCAGCGCGCCCGTGCTCATAGACTTTCTCATCCGGAGGGGCTACATCAACCCTGAGAACG AGCCGAACTACCGGCACCTGGTGGAGCTGCTGCACGTGCCGCTGCAGACCATCTACCGCTGCTCGCTCGCCGACCGCGACGTCAGCAACGGCGACCTCGCCGCCGCGCAGTGA
- the LOC123866637 gene encoding methionine aminopeptidase 2, with amino-acid sequence MADIIKDEEVIKDKENASEEEEVDGVEEAETKDPAKKKKKKKKKNKKTAGTEIENDSEVSEKVQTLPLEENNEDGDKKKKKKNKSKSNKSTGKVQTDPPTIPIGELFPDGNFPEGQIMDHGPAEGIDDRTAKDRFSSEEKRALDKMHNYIYQEIRQAAEAHRQTRKYIRDWIKPGMTMIQICEELESTARRLIGEDGLKAGLAFPTGCSRNHCAAHYTPNTGDNTVLEYDDVVKIDFGTHINGRIIDCAFTLHFNPRYDPLVKGVQEATEAGIKASGVDVRLCDVGAAVQEVMESHEVELDGKVYQVKPIRNLNGHSIGPYRIHAGKTVPIVKGGETTRMEENEFYAIETFGSTGRGQVHDDMDCSHYMKNFDQQFVPLRLQSSKQLLNLINKNFSTLAFCKRWLERAGASRYAMALKDLCDKGVVDAYPPLCDIKGSYTAQFEHTILLRPTCKEVVSRGDDY; translated from the exons atggctgatattataaaggatGAAGAGGTGATTAAAGATAAGGAAAATGCTTCGGAAGAAGAGGAAGTTGATGGAGTAGAGGAGGCAGAGACCAAAGATCCCgctaaaaagaagaagaagaaaaaaaagaaaaataagaagACAG CGGGAACTGAAATCGAGAATGATAGCGAGGTATCGGAAAAAGTTCAAACGCTTCCATTAGAAGAGAATAATGAAGATGgagataaaaaaaagaaaaagaaaaacaaaagtaagAGCAATAAAAGCACAGGAAAGGTCCAAACTGACCCACCTACAATTCCAATTGGAGAATTATttcctgatg GAAATTTCCCCGAAGGTCAAATAATGGACCATGGACCAGCAGAGGGCATTGACGATAGAACTGCCAAAGACCGCTTCAGCAGTGAAGAGAAGAGAGCTTTAGATAAAATGCATAATTACATCTACCAAGAGATAAGGCAGGCTGCGGAGGCTCACAGACAG ACACGCAAATACATTCGCGACTGGATAAAGCCTGGTATGACCATGATCCAAATCTGTGAAGAGCTGGAATCCACTGCAAGACGTCTCATCGGTGAAGATGGTTTGAAAGCAGGGCTGGCATTCCCTACTGGGTGCAGTCGCAACCACTGTGCTGCCCATTACACGCCTAACACAg GTGACAACACAGTCCTCGAGTATGACGATGTAGTGAAGATAGATTTCGGTACGCACATCAATGGCCGTATCATAGACTGCGCGTTCACATTGCACTTCAACCCGCGCTACGACCCGCTGGTGAAGGGAGTGCAGGAAGCCACGGAGGCTGGCATCAAGGCTTCAGGGGTTGATGTTAGGCTGTGCGACGTTGGAGCCGCTGTGCAAGAG GTAATGGAATCACATGAGGTTGAACTAGATGGCAAGGTGTATCAAGTGAAACCGATTCGCAATCTTAACGGCCATTCCATTGGTCCTTAtc GAATCCATGCCGGCAAGACTGTGCCGATCGTGAAGGGCGGTGAAACTACCCGCATGGAAGAGAACGAGTTCTACGCGATCGAGACGTTCGGCTCCACCGGCCGCGGGCAAGTGCACGACGACATGGATTGCTCGCACTACATGAAGAACTTTGACCAGCAGTTTGTGCCTTTGAG ATTGCAGTCATCGAAACAGCTACTGAACCTTATAAACAAGAACTTCAGTACGCTCGCGTTCTGCAAGCGCTGGCTGGAGCGCGCGGGCGCCTCGCGCTACGCTATGGCACTTAAGGACCTCTGCGACAAAGGCGTCGTGGATGCATATCCGCCCTTATGTGACATCAAGGGCAGTTACACGGCGCAGTTCGAGCACACCATCCTACTGAGACCAACTTGTAAAGAAGTCGTCTCGCGTGGTGACGATTACTAA